From Rhodovastum atsumiense, a single genomic window includes:
- a CDS encoding NUDIX domain-containing protein: MPAPHPACPAGWHVHDIVPHLQMRVVRDMPGLSPALEAEIDRLWAAAQRRMDGRLFNGRVFSADAIAPDHLTGHWTEFRRIVAQMDQPGLFEALRLRPLAVNGILLGPDGVVLGQRPADAVYQPGQWQAPPAGSVDIRSARPDGSVDVLAALFAELREEVGLPADAVHDPRLLGIVEHAGSHVLDLGIALRTRLRAAEIRAAHAAAGDGEYRSLAVIPPADLPGFLAQAGSALAVQTPLFLARMGLLRRGTGTG; this comes from the coding sequence ATGCCGGCACCGCACCCTGCATGCCCGGCCGGCTGGCACGTCCACGATATCGTGCCACACCTGCAGATGCGCGTGGTGCGTGACATGCCCGGACTGTCGCCGGCGCTGGAAGCCGAAATCGACCGGCTCTGGGCGGCGGCGCAGCGACGCATGGATGGACGGCTGTTCAATGGCCGGGTGTTCAGCGCCGACGCCATCGCCCCGGACCACCTCACCGGCCACTGGACCGAGTTCCGCCGCATCGTGGCGCAGATGGACCAACCCGGGCTGTTCGAGGCACTCAGGCTGCGGCCGCTGGCGGTCAACGGCATCCTGCTGGGACCCGACGGGGTGGTGCTGGGGCAGCGGCCGGCCGATGCCGTGTACCAGCCCGGCCAGTGGCAGGCGCCGCCGGCGGGCAGCGTCGATATCCGGTCGGCCCGGCCGGATGGCAGCGTGGACGTGCTCGCCGCGCTTTTCGCCGAACTGCGCGAGGAAGTGGGATTGCCGGCCGATGCCGTGCACGATCCCCGCCTGCTCGGCATCGTCGAGCATGCGGGCAGCCATGTCCTCGACCTCGGCATCGCGCTGCGCACGCGGCTGCGGGCAGCCGAGATCCGGGCCGCGCACGCCGCTGCAGGTGACGGCGAATACCGCAGCCTGGCGGTGATCCCGCCCGCGGACCTGCCCGGCTTCCTCGCCCAGGCCGGCTCCGCGCTCGCGGTGCAGACGCCACTGTTCCTGGCCCGCATGGGATTGCTGCGTCGCGGCACCGGAACAGGCTGA
- a CDS encoding SDR family oxidoreductase produces MSSTDQANVPPQSQPRPPGEEATMAPCSAAEMRGYRAANKLAGRVALVTGGDCGIGRAVAIGFAKEGADVAIIYLDAHEDAQETMRLIQETGCQTLAICGDIGNSAFCDDALTQVVARFDQIDILVNTAGEQHPQPAFQQITDAQIERTFRTNVFGTFFMTRAALRHMAEGAAIVNTTSVSAYKGDPDLIDESASKGAIVAFTRSLALNLAERGIRVNAVAPGPFWTPLIPVSFPAGQAAAHGNTTALQRRCHPDDVAPCYIFLAGPDAACMTGQVLHPNGGTVVNG; encoded by the coding sequence ATGAGCAGCACAGATCAGGCCAACGTGCCTCCGCAGAGCCAGCCACGGCCGCCCGGGGAGGAAGCGACGATGGCACCGTGTTCCGCCGCCGAGATGCGCGGCTACCGGGCCGCCAACAAGCTTGCCGGCCGCGTGGCCCTGGTGACCGGCGGCGATTGCGGCATTGGGCGCGCCGTTGCGATCGGATTCGCCAAGGAAGGAGCGGATGTCGCCATCATCTATCTCGACGCGCACGAGGATGCGCAGGAAACCATGCGCCTGATCCAGGAGACAGGCTGCCAGACCCTGGCCATCTGCGGCGACATCGGCAATTCCGCGTTCTGCGATGACGCCCTGACCCAGGTCGTCGCCCGCTTCGACCAGATCGACATCCTCGTCAACACCGCCGGGGAGCAGCATCCGCAACCCGCCTTCCAGCAGATCACCGACGCACAGATCGAGCGGACCTTTCGCACCAACGTCTTCGGCACGTTCTTCATGACGCGGGCAGCCCTGCGGCACATGGCGGAGGGAGCGGCCATCGTGAACACCACGTCGGTCAGCGCCTACAAGGGCGACCCGGACCTGATCGATGAGTCCGCCAGCAAGGGAGCCATCGTTGCCTTCACCCGCTCGCTCGCGCTCAATCTGGCCGAGCGCGGCATCCGCGTGAATGCGGTTGCCCCCGGCCCCTTCTGGACGCCACTCATTCCTGTGAGCTTCCCGGCCGGGCAGGCCGCCGCGCACGGGAACACCACGGCCCTGCAGCGGCGCTGCCACCCCGATGACGTGGCTCCCTGCTATATTTTCCTCGCCGGGCCCGATGCCGCCTGCATGACCGGTCAGGTGTTGCATCCGAACGGTGGAACCGTCGTCAACGGTTAA
- a CDS encoding helix-turn-helix transcriptional regulator, translating into MSSEPDSTTVPALGERIRAARRAQRLTQDQLARAVGVTRSAVAQWETGRAGQVGGNLARIARALGTSAEFLLTGQDRPAAPPIATRADEMALLRAYADCTPEDQALLLRTAVRLARREEA; encoded by the coding sequence ATGTCGTCAGAACCGGACAGCACCACCGTTCCTGCCCTTGGGGAAAGGATCCGTGCCGCACGCCGGGCCCAGCGCCTGACGCAGGATCAGCTCGCCCGCGCCGTCGGCGTCACGCGCAGCGCGGTCGCACAATGGGAAACCGGACGGGCGGGCCAGGTCGGTGGCAACCTCGCCCGGATCGCGCGCGCGCTTGGCACCTCGGCCGAATTCCTGCTGACGGGCCAGGATCGTCCGGCTGCCCCTCCGATCGCAACGCGGGCCGATGAAATGGCGCTCCTGCGCGCCTATGCCGATTGCACGCCCGAGGACCAGGCGCTGCTGCTGCGCACGGCGGTTCGGCTCGCGCGTCGTGAGGAAGCCTGA
- a CDS encoding MarR family transcriptional regulator: MPDIRMSAEHLSGVFHHVVIDMVRRDGPDLSARQFAVFMICTLQDGPHTIRGLAMDLKVSKPAITRCLDRLGMLGLVQRFPDPRDRRSVIVRATEGGLKLLSDLRGLLVGADADLAGVRPAGARSGAIG, from the coding sequence ATGCCAGATATCCGAATGTCGGCCGAGCACCTCTCCGGGGTGTTTCATCATGTCGTCATCGATATGGTGCGGCGGGATGGCCCCGATCTGTCGGCGCGGCAGTTCGCGGTCTTCATGATCTGCACGCTGCAGGATGGGCCCCATACCATCCGCGGTCTCGCGATGGACCTGAAGGTCTCCAAGCCCGCCATCACCCGCTGCCTCGACCGGCTGGGGATGCTGGGTCTCGTGCAACGCTTTCCGGACCCGCGCGATCGCCGCAGCGTCATCGTGCGTGCGACCGAAGGCGGGCTGAAGCTGCTCTCGGACCTGCGCGGATTGCTGGTCGGCGCCGACGCGGACCTTGCCGGGGTCCGGCCGGCCGGCGCCAGGTCGGGGGCGATCGGCTGA
- a CDS encoding calcium-binding protein has product MGFDVTVPGVGDTPVKLEFTTEQSAKLAAQVLQNVEDILTQSTTPTIRLAASGSALPTVPGGEQAVGYISDSDSAISVPAGYKALVVTGTATVAGGTDVATIVSGSSPLQFTAGSAQQFVYSGDGNDLIGTNATAGGDNLFSTGSGNDTVVAAVGNNTILAGSGNNLIGIALGNNVVYSQGTADTVVAGGGYDTIGAESGNVLAFGGSGKLTFVNGTGVATVVGGSGSSTTFGGAGGGYFAGGYGGNNVLVAGEQTTTLFGGGGNSTLFAAGSASDVLVAGTGDQTLSGGQSTGNNTYFASNSTNALIGAGTGDDAIFAGSGNATIWGGGGKDLFVFNANQTSSSTNVIISDFVSGIDHLSLHGYLNGDVTQRDTGAVNQALASQTLSGGNTTITLSDGSKITVLGVSNLKSSDFV; this is encoded by the coding sequence GTGGGTTTTGACGTAACGGTGCCAGGTGTGGGGGATACACCGGTAAAACTTGAGTTTACGACTGAGCAGTCTGCCAAGCTTGCAGCACAAGTTTTACAAAACGTTGAGGATATACTCACCCAATCGACTACTCCTACGATTAGACTTGCAGCATCCGGCAGCGCGCTCCCGACTGTCCCGGGCGGCGAGCAAGCGGTCGGATACATCTCGGATAGCGATTCCGCGATTTCCGTGCCCGCAGGCTACAAGGCCCTGGTGGTCACCGGAACGGCAACCGTGGCTGGCGGCACGGATGTTGCTACGATCGTATCCGGCAGCTCTCCGTTGCAGTTTACGGCCGGGTCCGCTCAACAGTTCGTGTACTCCGGTGACGGCAACGACCTCATCGGCACCAACGCGACAGCGGGCGGCGACAACCTCTTCTCCACCGGTAGCGGCAACGACACGGTGGTGGCTGCGGTCGGCAACAACACGATCCTGGCGGGAAGCGGCAACAACCTCATCGGCATCGCCCTTGGCAACAACGTGGTCTACAGCCAGGGCACCGCTGATACCGTCGTGGCCGGCGGCGGCTACGATACCATCGGCGCAGAGAGCGGTAACGTTCTGGCATTCGGTGGGTCCGGAAAGCTGACTTTCGTCAATGGCACCGGCGTTGCGACGGTGGTCGGCGGAAGCGGCAGCAGCACCACCTTCGGTGGCGCAGGCGGCGGCTACTTTGCTGGCGGTTACGGTGGCAACAACGTGCTCGTCGCCGGCGAGCAGACCACCACCCTGTTCGGCGGTGGCGGCAACAGCACCCTGTTCGCGGCCGGAAGTGCCTCGGACGTGCTGGTGGCCGGCACAGGCGACCAGACCCTTTCGGGGGGCCAGTCGACGGGCAACAACACCTACTTCGCTTCCAACAGCACCAACGCACTGATCGGCGCAGGCACTGGCGATGACGCCATCTTTGCCGGTTCCGGGAATGCGACGATCTGGGGTGGCGGCGGTAAGGATCTGTTTGTTTTCAACGCAAATCAGACCTCCTCCAGCACCAACGTCATCATCTCCGACTTCGTGAGCGGCATCGACCACCTGTCGCTGCATGGGTACCTCAATGGTGACGTCACCCAGAGAGACACCGGCGCGGTCAACCAGGCCCTCGCCAGCCAGACACTGAGTGGCGGCAATACGACCATCACGCTTTCGGATGGATCGAAGATCACCGTCCTCGGTGTTTCGAACCTGAAGAGCTCTGACTTCGTCTGA
- a CDS encoding DUF1194 domain-containing protein has translation MRWLLMVSLLVASLLPSPRARAAEPVDLLLTLVTDVSRSVDDAEFALEKEGYRIAFTSGEVIEAIRSGPLGAIAVTYIEFASGYEVRTVVDWTVIRDEPSAQAFAQKLRDAPRSFWGRTAIGAGMEHALKALETAPFEAQRRVIDVCGDGTNNNGPDVELVRDRAVESGVVVNGLAIVNENPVSWTFAHVQPPGGLPNWYREHVIGGPGSFVIEIQDFRSFGAAMTRKLISEIAMTDGASPLFR, from the coding sequence ATGCGGTGGCTGCTCATGGTTTCCCTGCTGGTCGCCTCCCTCCTGCCCTCCCCGCGCGCGCGGGCGGCCGAGCCGGTGGACCTTCTGCTCACGTTGGTGACGGATGTCTCGCGCAGCGTCGACGATGCCGAATTCGCCCTGGAAAAGGAGGGATATCGGATCGCCTTCACCAGCGGCGAAGTCATCGAGGCCATCCGCAGCGGGCCGCTCGGCGCGATCGCCGTCACCTATATCGAGTTCGCCAGCGGCTACGAGGTTCGCACCGTGGTGGACTGGACGGTGATCCGCGACGAGCCGAGCGCGCAGGCCTTCGCCCAGAAGCTGCGGGATGCCCCGCGCAGCTTCTGGGGCCGCACCGCGATCGGCGCGGGGATGGAGCATGCGCTGAAGGCGCTGGAGACGGCCCCGTTCGAGGCGCAGCGCCGGGTGATCGATGTCTGTGGTGACGGCACCAACAACAATGGCCCCGACGTCGAGCTGGTCCGCGATCGCGCGGTGGAAAGCGGCGTGGTGGTGAACGGGCTGGCCATCGTCAACGAGAACCCGGTGTCCTGGACCTTCGCCCATGTGCAGCCCCCCGGAGGACTGCCGAACTGGTACCGCGAGCACGTCATCGGTGGTCCCGGCAGCTTCGTCATCGAGATACAGGATTTCCGCAGCTTCGGCGCGGCGATGACGCGCAAGCTGATCAGCGAGATCGCCATGACGGACGGCGCCTCCCCGCTGTTCCGATAG
- a CDS encoding septal ring lytic transglycosylase RlpA family protein gives MASWYGGPEWHGRRTSSGAIYDQNALTAAHATLPIGTRVRVALAGAKRDVVVTINDRPGTRTRIIDLSRGAAQALGILDRGVARVTLTSL, from the coding sequence ATGGCATCCTGGTATGGTGGCCCGGAATGGCATGGACGCCGCACCAGCAGCGGCGCAATCTATGATCAGAACGCCCTGACCGCCGCCCATGCCACCCTGCCCATCGGCACACGGGTGCGCGTCGCCCTCGCCGGCGCCAAGCGCGACGTGGTGGTAACCATCAATGATCGCCCCGGCACCCGCACCCGCATCATCGACCTCTCGCGCGGGGCCGCCCAGGCTCTCGGCATCCTCGACCGCGGCGTCGCCCGCGTCACGCTCACCTCACTCTGA
- a CDS encoding ROK family protein — MTVFASPYQYRIGLDLGGTKIEAAALLPDGSLRMRRRIPTPAGYEARLTAMADLIGGIEAELGGRGSIGLGIPGAISPASGVVKNANSVVLNGRPLDRDLAALLGREVRVANDANCFALSEAADGAGAGRSCVFGVIVGTGCGGGIVHDGRLLEGRHRIAGEWGHMSLPWPDAGELPGTTCWCGRRNCLETYISGTGLAMDCDGPQARDASSIPGRAAAGEARAQAALARHADRMARGLAMVIDLLDPDVIVLGGGLSNMAHLYVDIPRLLPNYVFSDVVHTPVVQNLHGDSSGVRGAAWLWPAPPP, encoded by the coding sequence ATGACCGTCTTCGCCAGCCCGTACCAGTACCGGATCGGCCTTGATCTCGGCGGCACCAAGATCGAGGCCGCCGCCCTGCTGCCTGACGGCAGCCTGCGGATGCGCCGCCGCATCCCGACGCCGGCCGGCTACGAGGCCCGGCTCACGGCCATGGCCGATCTCATCGGCGGCATCGAGGCGGAGCTGGGCGGGCGCGGCAGTATCGGCCTCGGCATTCCCGGGGCGATCAGCCCCGCCAGTGGCGTGGTGAAGAACGCCAATTCCGTGGTGCTGAACGGCCGCCCGCTCGACCGCGACCTGGCCGCCCTGCTCGGGCGCGAGGTGAGGGTGGCCAACGACGCCAATTGCTTCGCCCTCTCCGAGGCCGCGGACGGCGCGGGGGCCGGCCGGTCCTGCGTGTTCGGCGTCATCGTCGGCACCGGCTGCGGCGGTGGCATCGTGCATGACGGCCGCCTGCTGGAAGGCCGCCACCGGATCGCCGGCGAGTGGGGCCATATGTCGCTGCCCTGGCCCGACGCCGGGGAATTGCCTGGCACGACCTGCTGGTGCGGCCGCCGCAACTGCCTGGAAACCTATATCTCCGGCACCGGACTCGCCATGGACTGCGACGGTCCGCAGGCGCGGGATGCCAGTTCCATCCCGGGCCGCGCCGCCGCCGGCGAGGCGCGCGCCCAGGCCGCGCTTGCCCGTCACGCCGATCGCATGGCGCGCGGGCTGGCGATGGTGATCGACCTTCTCGATCCCGATGTCATCGTGCTCGGCGGCGGTCTGTCGAACATGGCGCATCTCTATGTCGACATCCCGCGCCTGCTGCCGAACTACGTGTTCTCCGATGTGGTTCACACCCCGGTGGTGCAGAACCTGCACGGCGATTCCTCGGGCGTGCGCGGGGCGGCCTGGCTATGGCCTGCCCCGCCGCCCTGA
- a CDS encoding S24 family peptidase, which yields MKHEDIWRALDTLAAEHGLSASGLARRAGLDATTFNPSKRRMPDGRARWPSTESLAKVLEATGASLEGFTALVTGARALPAGGRATPVTARRIPLLGLTQASGEGFFDDGGYPVGGGWDEMALPEIADPHAYALEIAGTSTEPVFRDGDVVIVSPVAPIRRGDRVVVRTQDGEVMVRQLTRRSARRVDLRSLNPAYPDRSLELPQVTWLHRIVWASQ from the coding sequence ATGAAGCACGAAGACATCTGGCGAGCGCTGGACACGCTCGCGGCCGAGCACGGGCTGTCGGCTTCCGGCCTGGCGCGGCGGGCGGGACTGGATGCGACCACGTTCAACCCTTCGAAACGCCGCATGCCCGATGGGCGGGCGCGCTGGCCGAGTACCGAGAGCCTGGCCAAGGTGCTGGAAGCGACCGGCGCCTCGCTGGAGGGATTCACCGCCCTGGTGACCGGGGCGCGGGCGCTGCCGGCGGGCGGCCGGGCCACGCCGGTCACGGCGCGCCGCATCCCGTTGCTCGGGCTGACCCAGGCCAGCGGCGAGGGGTTCTTCGATGACGGCGGCTATCCGGTCGGGGGCGGCTGGGATGAGATGGCACTGCCCGAGATCGCCGATCCGCATGCCTATGCCCTGGAGATCGCCGGTACCTCGACTGAACCGGTGTTCCGCGACGGCGACGTCGTCATTGTCTCCCCCGTCGCCCCGATCCGGCGCGGCGACCGCGTGGTGGTGCGGACCCAGGACGGCGAGGTGATGGTCCGCCAGCTCACCCGGCGTTCGGCCCGGCGGGTGGACCTGAGAAGCCTGAACCCGGCCTATCCCGACCGCAGTCTCGAACTGCCGCAGGTGACCTGGCTTCACCGCATCGTGTGGGCGAGTCAGTAG
- a CDS encoding class I SAM-dependent methyltransferase: MQTHDMTTTGPDGTPAGFLQQMQRHKAELEAALLADPQNTTLRGAYFDHLGQMAAQFTGLSHALLPELGQPLHFRGASADIGSLTRVFRDGCLDVEMRATPRRILVLGGYVGYAAVWLAWRHPRAMIACVEPLATNARLLALNAGPWPRIRMIQAAAWHSPTRLGVGARVIGDWLVQLHDQMNEAERTIPALTVTDLLRHLGWPQLDLLVCDTGGAAETAVFADPTARWLDQLDAAMLPGKLPAGLEPALAGCFDANQFERRSQDEITTFLRRVPLRAYPPAPPPLPLISPEPQPAAVATRNLEAVPWAFFTFDGRSMQLHPNMPGQPSACAVFARDLAGQTRFTTTLHHAGGPAAAVVFSLAIEDAAGAELLRAEQVVASRERMPWSVRLPALSGPHRVVLRTDMAPGAANNYNAWARWLEPELS; encoded by the coding sequence ATGCAAACCCATGACATGACCACCACCGGGCCGGATGGCACGCCCGCCGGCTTCCTGCAGCAGATGCAGCGCCACAAGGCGGAGCTGGAAGCGGCGTTGCTGGCCGATCCGCAGAACACGACGTTGCGCGGGGCTTATTTCGACCATCTCGGCCAGATGGCGGCACAGTTCACCGGCCTGTCGCACGCCTTGCTGCCGGAACTGGGACAGCCGCTGCATTTCCGCGGTGCCAGCGCCGATATCGGCAGCCTGACCCGGGTGTTCCGCGACGGTTGCCTGGATGTGGAGATGCGGGCGACGCCACGGCGCATCCTGGTGCTGGGCGGGTATGTGGGTTATGCGGCCGTATGGCTGGCATGGCGGCATCCGCGGGCAATGATCGCCTGCGTCGAGCCGCTGGCAACGAATGCCAGGCTGCTGGCGCTCAATGCCGGACCATGGCCCCGAATCCGCATGATCCAGGCCGCGGCCTGGCACAGCCCGACCCGCCTGGGCGTCGGTGCGCGGGTGATCGGGGACTGGCTGGTGCAGTTGCATGACCAGATGAACGAGGCGGAACGAACCATTCCTGCCCTGACCGTCACCGATCTGCTGCGCCACCTGGGCTGGCCACAGCTCGACCTGCTGGTCTGCGACACCGGCGGCGCGGCGGAAACGGCGGTATTCGCCGATCCCACCGCCCGCTGGCTGGACCAGTTGGACGCGGCCATGCTGCCGGGCAAGCTGCCCGCCGGGCTGGAACCGGCACTGGCCGGATGTTTCGATGCCAACCAGTTCGAGCGCCGGTCGCAGGACGAGATCACCACCTTCCTGCGCCGCGTGCCGCTGCGGGCCTATCCGCCCGCGCCACCGCCGCTGCCACTGATCAGCCCCGAGCCACAGCCGGCGGCCGTGGCGACACGGAACCTGGAAGCCGTGCCCTGGGCGTTCTTCACCTTCGACGGGCGATCGATGCAGTTGCATCCGAACATGCCGGGACAACCATCCGCCTGTGCCGTCTTCGCCCGCGACCTCGCGGGGCAGACACGGTTCACGACCACCCTGCATCATGCCGGCGGACCGGCCGCGGCGGTGGTGTTCTCGCTGGCGATCGAGGATGCGGCGGGTGCGGAATTGCTGCGCGCCGAGCAGGTGGTGGCCTCACGCGAGCGCATGCCGTGGTCGGTGCGGCTGCCGGCGCTCTCGGGCCCGCACCGGGTGGTGCTGCGCACGGACATGGCGCCGGGGGCCGCCAACAACTACAATGCCTGGGCCCGCTGGCTGGAGCCCGAACTGAGCTGA
- a CDS encoding YciE/YciF ferroxidase family protein — translation MKAMDDLFLYMLQDVYYAERQILKALPKMTKAAQNEQLRQAFTQHREETQGQVDRLQQVFEQIGKRARGSTCEAIQGLIEEAEEVISEFEQGPVRDAGLVACAQAVEHYEIARYGALLAWAKACGLNEAATLLEETLQEEKKTDQLLNDLANSEINQQAAKQAKAA, via the coding sequence ATGAAAGCGATGGACGACTTGTTCCTTTATATGCTCCAGGACGTCTATTACGCCGAGCGGCAGATCCTGAAGGCACTGCCGAAGATGACCAAGGCAGCGCAAAATGAACAGCTCCGTCAGGCCTTTACGCAGCATCGCGAGGAGACGCAGGGACAGGTGGACCGCCTGCAGCAGGTATTCGAACAGATCGGCAAGCGGGCTCGTGGCAGCACCTGTGAAGCGATCCAGGGTCTGATCGAGGAAGCCGAGGAAGTCATCAGCGAATTCGAGCAGGGCCCGGTGCGGGATGCCGGTCTCGTGGCCTGTGCGCAGGCGGTGGAGCATTACGAGATTGCCCGTTACGGCGCGCTGCTGGCCTGGGCGAAAGCCTGCGGCCTGAATGAGGCGGCGACGTTGCTGGAAGAGACGTTGCAGGAAGAAAAGAAGACCGACCAGTTGCTCAACGACCTGGCGAACAGCGAGATCAACCAGCAGGCTGCCAAACAGGCGAAGGCGGCGTAA
- a CDS encoding DNA-3-methyladenine glycosylase I has protein sequence MSGYCRIAPGHPLHGPYHDHEYGFPSSDETVLFERLCLEIMQAGLSWELVLRRRESLRRAFLGWEVDRVAALGPADAARLLADPGIIRNRLKVAAVIENARRVQAFRESHGGFAAWLQAHHPREKPDWVRLFRKTFLFTGGEIVGEFLMSLGYLPGAHAEDCPVAARAIAAGAPWARATGQAPERT, from the coding sequence ATGAGCGGCTACTGCCGGATCGCTCCCGGGCATCCGCTGCACGGCCCCTACCATGACCACGAATACGGCTTCCCGTCATCGGATGAAACCGTGCTGTTCGAACGGCTTTGCCTGGAGATCATGCAAGCGGGGCTGTCATGGGAACTGGTGCTCAGGCGGCGCGAGAGCCTGCGGCGGGCGTTCCTGGGCTGGGAGGTGGATCGGGTGGCGGCGCTGGGACCGGCAGACGCTGCCCGGCTGCTGGCCGATCCCGGCATCATCCGCAACCGCCTGAAAGTGGCGGCGGTGATCGAGAATGCGCGGCGGGTGCAGGCATTCCGGGAAAGCCACGGCGGATTCGCCGCATGGCTCCAGGCGCACCATCCCCGCGAAAAACCCGACTGGGTCAGGTTGTTCCGCAAGACCTTCCTGTTCACCGGCGGGGAAATCGTGGGCGAGTTCCTGATGAGCCTGGGGTACCTGCCGGGGGCGCATGCCGAGGACTGCCCGGTGGCCGCACGGGCCATCGCGGCCGGCGCGCCCTGGGCACGCGCCACCGGGCAAGCCCCGGAACGTACCTAA
- a CDS encoding class I SAM-dependent methyltransferase produces MFRCSHCGCGFFHPYDSADYRAEPSGGDAALAFYLQQGAGLRGITSNLITLGRPAGSQYLEVGCGFGFGVDFARRALGWNVLGLDPSPFAQAGRSMLALPIESRYLTADDASLQNRFDVVMASEVIEHVVSPLSFARTLWASLRDGGSLVLTTPDVDAVDPGTPAGLLVPLLSIGYHPVLQSQASLAALLRDAGFVDVAVRRTGGASLEARGRRGQAASAATVVDGDRLYRRYLDDVRAAIERDGDLWLGFTARAYREAVNAGDLPAADTIWKEFSAACSRRFGFDPDAGAAQARLPGGETLEALVKREPLCLGPVLAHRALHRLVAGAPRPAVEPVFMRAVAACQRLRMALQRIGTDDADAEDIAWVAQAEIILCAAARGARDVPERIEALGPSPADAQAARGGVHPRHALLRRRAFVGLVNAASLDEAGRLAGVVAEVEAHATTPGAILADDELDVLYCSAARELQVPKGSAARALDLLTLLDAACAAARQAGRTGGSAVTLVTPVREAKALALKVLGRTEEAERERAARQG; encoded by the coding sequence TTGTTCCGCTGTTCCCATTGCGGATGTGGGTTCTTCCATCCCTATGACAGCGCGGATTACCGGGCCGAGCCGTCAGGGGGCGATGCAGCTCTGGCCTTCTATCTGCAGCAAGGCGCCGGCCTGCGGGGAATAACGTCGAATCTGATCACTCTGGGCAGGCCGGCTGGCTCTCAGTACCTCGAGGTTGGCTGCGGATTTGGATTCGGGGTGGACTTTGCGCGGCGCGCGCTTGGCTGGAATGTCCTGGGGCTTGATCCGTCTCCGTTCGCCCAGGCCGGGCGTTCCATGTTGGCGCTGCCAATCGAGTCCCGGTATCTGACGGCCGACGATGCTTCGTTACAAAATAGATTCGATGTCGTGATGGCATCGGAAGTCATCGAGCACGTGGTGTCCCCCTTGAGCTTCGCGCGGACGCTTTGGGCTTCTCTGCGCGACGGCGGCAGCCTGGTTCTGACAACCCCGGACGTTGACGCCGTGGATCCGGGGACGCCGGCTGGCCTTCTCGTTCCGCTCCTGTCGATCGGCTACCATCCGGTTCTTCAGAGCCAGGCCAGCCTCGCCGCGTTGCTCCGTGACGCGGGCTTCGTGGATGTTGCCGTGCGCCGCACAGGGGGCGCCTCGCTGGAGGCCCGGGGGCGACGGGGGCAAGCCGCAAGCGCTGCCACGGTCGTTGACGGTGACAGGCTGTACCGACGCTACCTCGACGACGTCCGGGCGGCGATTGAGCGCGATGGGGATCTGTGGCTTGGCTTCACGGCCCGCGCCTATCGCGAGGCCGTCAATGCAGGCGATCTGCCGGCCGCCGATACCATCTGGAAGGAATTCTCCGCGGCGTGTTCCCGGCGCTTTGGCTTTGATCCGGACGCTGGTGCGGCCCAGGCCCGGCTTCCGGGCGGCGAGACACTCGAGGCTTTGGTGAAGCGCGAGCCCCTTTGCCTGGGGCCCGTGCTGGCGCACCGGGCCTTGCATCGTCTGGTGGCCGGGGCGCCGCGGCCGGCGGTCGAACCCGTGTTCATGCGCGCGGTGGCGGCATGCCAGCGGCTGCGGATGGCGCTGCAGCGGATCGGCACGGATGACGCTGACGCCGAGGACATCGCCTGGGTGGCGCAAGCGGAAATCATCCTCTGTGCGGCCGCGCGCGGTGCCAGGGATGTCCCGGAGCGTATCGAGGCCCTTGGCCCTTCCCCCGCCGACGCGCAGGCGGCCCGCGGCGGCGTCCATCCGCGCCACGCCTTGCTCAGGCGGCGGGCCTTTGTCGGACTCGTCAACGCGGCCAGCCTCGATGAGGCAGGGCGCCTGGCCGGGGTCGTCGCGGAGGTCGAAGCGCATGCCACCACGCCAGGCGCGATTCTGGCGGATGACGAACTCGACGTTCTTTATTGCTCGGCCGCGCGGGAACTGCAGGTGCCGAAGGGGTCTGCGGCGCGGGCGCTCGATCTTCTGACCCTGCTCGACGCCGCGTGCGCGGCCGCGCGGCAGGCCGGGCGAACCGGGGGATCGGCCGTGACACTGGTCACGCCAGTGCGGGAGGCGAAGGCCCTCGCGCTGAAGGTTCTCGGCCGGACCGAGGAGGCAGAGCGCGAGCGGGCTGCTCGTCAGGGGTAA